From Toxorhynchites rutilus septentrionalis strain SRP chromosome 2, ASM2978413v1, whole genome shotgun sequence, a single genomic window includes:
- the LOC129765237 gene encoding uncharacterized protein LOC129765237, with protein sequence MAEWKQSEPCNEPCDENIGIQSITPHSSKVVCIVPGCRTRNGQGYSFHNFPPKADRKRYKVWLTKLRLNYEPSLSSKACSLHFSITNFVVPTARRLTERMILKRTAIPDINLPKPICNTVREIAAKNRAERAARWNEFKPDLNHYMEDSQMSICDDTEDAIDIITAPDFEQAAVITSPDFVQAAVITSPDFVEAAVQVDTLDLDKLFIGRRRTMSVHFKTDSELNSWTGLASLKMLDTIVEGLCSLAAYKKRSHSTVPVEEEVLVVFVKMKTNISFSCMSALFNLHYQTISQVFYRIVPLLKMMCTPLVPWPTQEEVNRNMPHYFRPYYTDVIAVLDCTEMPIKKPKCLHCRINAYSHYKGRETAKYLIAVTPGGTICYISHGYGGKASDKQIVTAEKLLEKFKIGEAVMTDKGSSIDTECKALGVKLVRPPFLTAPRYQLSTMDARVNVSIAASRVHVERAIQRIKIFEIFNNKIDTRFLPILDDLIYIACGIVNISKPILSNERF encoded by the exons ATGGCCGAGTGGAAGCAAAGTGAACCTTGCAACGAGCCTTGTGATGAAAATATCGGGATTCAATCTATAACACCGCATTCTAGTAAAGTGGTTTGTATAGTTCCTGGATGTCGTACACGGAATGGCCAAGGATATTCATTCCACAACTTTCCCCCGAAGGCGGATAGAAAACGGTATAAGGTTTGGTTGACAAAATTGCGACTGAATTATGAGCCATCTCTGTCGTCGAAAGCTTGCAGCTTACATTTTAGCATTACAAACTTTGTTGTTCCTA CTGCGAGAAGGCTTACTGAACGGATGATTTTAAAAAGAACAGCCATACCAGACATCAACTTACCTAAACCAATTTGTAACACAGTGAGAGAAATAGCAGCTAAAAATCGCGCAGAACGAGCAGCCAGGTGGAATGAATTTAAACCAGATCTGAATCATTATATGGAGGACAGCCAAATGTCGATCTGTGATGATACTGAGGACGCAATAGACATTATTACAGCACCGGACTTTGAGCAAGCAGCTGTTATTACATCACCGGACTTTGTGCAAGCAGCTGTTATTACATCACCGGACTTTGTGGAAGCAGCTGTTCAGGTGGACACGCTTGATTTGGATAAACTTTTTATCGGTCGTCGTAGAACTATGTCTGTCCACTTTAAAACCGATTCGGAGTTGAACTCCTGGACAGGGTTAGCTTCCCTCAAAATGTTGGATACCATCGTTGAGGGCTTATGTTCGTTGGCCGCGTATAAGAAGCGATCGCACTCTACCGTTCCTGTAGAAGAGGAAGTGCTTGTAGTGTTTGTGAAAATGAAAACGAATATATCGTTCTCTTGCATGAGTGCTCTGTTTAACTTACATTACCAGACTATTTCTCAGGTGTTTTACCGGATAGTTCCATTGTTGAAGATGATGTGCACTCCATTAGTACCATGGCCAACACAAGAAGAAGTTAATCGCAATATGCCACACTATTTCCGACCATATTATACTGACGTTATCGCTGTACTCGATTGCACTGAAATGCCAATTAAAAAACCAAAATGTCTCCACTGCAGGATCAACGCATATTCGCATTATAAAGGACGTGAGACTGCGAAGTACTTGATTGCAGTTACTCCAGGAGGAACAATATGCTATATAAGTCATGGATATGGCGGGAAGGCTTCGGATAAGCAAATAGTTACTGCGGAAAAATTgctcgaaaaatttaaaattggtgAAGCAGTGATGACCGATAAAGGTTCCAGCATAGATACTGAATGTAAAGCCCTCGGAGTGAAGCTTGTGCGACCACCATTTCTAACGGCTCCTCGATATCAGCTGAGTACAATGGATGCTCgtgtaaatgtttctatagccGCGTCAAGAGTACATGTGGAACGAGCTATACAACGCAtaaaaattttcgaaatattcaacAACAAAATCGATACACGTTTTCTTCCTATATTGGATGATTTAATATACATTGCCTGTGGAATTGTCAATATTTCGAAGCCAATTCTGTCAAACGAACGATtttag